In Phoenix dactylifera cultivar Barhee BC4 chromosome 1, palm_55x_up_171113_PBpolish2nd_filt_p, whole genome shotgun sequence, the genomic stretch TCTCCGAGGAGGAACTTGACAACCTTCAGCAGGACTATGAGGGTTTTAGGGCTCCTAGAGAAAAAGGTGGAGGCGTCGAGGCAGGCGTGGGAGTCTACAGCACTGATTGCTCGGAGTCTCAGTCGGTGGGTATCTGCTGACTGGGTGGCTCGGGATATCAAGGCAAGATTGAAGCTGGACTATAAGATGGAGGCCTTCCCTATGGTTGATGACAACTTAGCTCTTCAGTTCAGGGGTGAGGAAGATTGGAATGCGGCGATCGTCGACAGCCCATTGGTTGCCGGGCAGGTACTAGCGATGGAACCATGGGCGTCGAACTTTGTCCTTGGCGTCGATTTGGTCAAGAAGATGCTGGTGTGGTTTCGGCTAGCGAGCCTTCCTCTAGAATACTATGAGAAGGAGTCCATCCTCGACATCGCGGCAGCGGCCAGGTGTCCATTGGCTCTAGATGAGTTCACGGACCCACCTCAGAAATTGGGCTACACCTGGATCAAGCTTGAGATCGACATCGCGGAGCCCTTGAAGCTAAGGATCTTCATTCAGGGAGGGGCTAGGACCTTCTAGCAAAGCTTTGTTTATGAAAACATCCCCGACTTCTGCTTTCTCTGTGGGAGAATCGGCCATCGGGACAAGGAATGCAAAACCCCCATGTCGGTGCCGAAGTCGATGGAGGGTGAGTTGTGAAGGGAGCGCCTGATGCCGATGGTGGTGGAAACCGCTTGAGAAACCTCGAGCCAGCGGACGCAGAGCACCCTACCCTGGACCGACGACCGGTGTTTGGGCCCTAGCTTGCCACGGCGAGGATTCAGCAACCAAGGGCTCCTAAAGCTAGGGTAAGGTTGAGGAAGATGTCTAGTTCGAACCCCGAGTCTACCTCTGGCCCAAGCTCATCCCACTTGAAGCTGAACTCCCCTTGGAATCAACCGAGCTCATCGGGTCCCCACCAAATTTTGAAGGCTGGCAGAAGCCGGCCAAGATGGCACAACGCTGATCACCCGAAAAAGGATACACCATTGATGACTTGCCGCAGACCAGAGTCATGACACGGGTTGGAACCCAACCCTAAGTCAACTCAGCACCGGGTTGGAACCCAACCCTAAGTCGCGACACGGGTTGGATGGGGTCATGATTGAAGTTGGGTACGGCTCCAGACTGCTCAAACGAGCCAGAAGTCCTCTTGTTTCGCGACGGATGACTGGATCGGAAGGAGAAGCGGAGGGTTCGGCGTCTTCCCCGGCGATAGCTTCTCCACCaccaatatttctttttttggagGCGAGTGGTAGCAGTGCGGCCTCGGCACTGACCTCTTCACTCGACTGTGGGAAGCAGGGGACATCCAACAGCGGCGAGCATGAACTGCCCCTCGAGCATGCCGGCGGATATGGGGCAAATCGGCGATAGGGCAGAATGGCtataaggaggaggaggcagttGTGGGAGCTGGACCGAGGCAGACTCGACTGACCGACGATTGGGGGGAGTGGGCTCGACAATGCCTAGAGTGAATTTGGTGCTCTCTGTGGAAGAGGACGATGGGGGGCTGCTAGCATGGCCACCTAAGCAGAAGGCTGCTGGTGGGGACTATATGGCCATGGTCCAGAAGTTGAAGTTGGTGTTAGATAGGGAAGATGGGGTAGAGTGCCCCTTGCAGGAGGCTTCATGCACTCCCATCCGAGTAGGGGATGACCGGGAGGCAAATGTCGTGTGCCCACCAGGAGCCTCTCCTTCGCCAAGATGAAGTGCTTGTTTTAGAAATGCAAGGGGGCAAGGAAGCCATGTTTTTCAACCTCCTTCAGAAGATTGGTACAGCTTCATAGTCCAAATATGTGTGTACTTGTGGAGACAAGACTGTCGGGTAGGAGTCTCCAACAGGCCAAGCGGCATTTCCCACCTTCATGGGGATTCTTTGCTATTGAATCCAGAGGCCTATCAGGGGGCTTAGTGGTGGCGTGGAGACAGGGATTTTTCAACTTTGATGTTTTTCACAAATGTAATCATCAACTTATTATGGTGATCTATGATtatacacccccccccctcttgaggGTTTTGTTTATAAAGTATGCTAGCACCGATTACAGAGAGCGCTGGGTTCTAGGAGAGAGGTGACTAGTATGATCCAGCATAGTCTCCCATCCCTTATGGTGGGTGATTTCAATTGTGTTGATGGGCCTTAGTAGAAGAGGGGAGGAAGGCCTTTCTCATCCAAAGTTGAGGTTAGAGAGTTTCAGGATTTCATTGCAGTTAACGATCTCGTCAACTTGGGTTTCACTAGGCCAAGATTTACTTGGTGCAATAATCGACAAGGCCGGAAAAAAGTTTGGGAGAGGATTGATTGGGTGTTCGCGATGACAGGGTGGATTCAGCGATTTTCAGACTACCATGTGAGTCAGTTACACCGGATTGCCTCATATCACTGTCCAGTGTTGATTAGCactgaccccccccccccccccacctctTATCAGTCTCTCTTTCAATTTGAGAAGATCTGGCTCTCCTACTCACATTCTTGGGATATTATGCGGGATGTTTGGCGGACAATTGTGTGTGGGGATGCGATGTATCGGGTCACCCAAAAGCCGGAGCTAACCAAACACCGACTCCGAACCTAGAATAGAGTGGAGGTGGGTAACATCttcaggagattggaggaggttgAAGTCTCTATATCCCATCTCCAGTCTAAGGAGGAGTAGTGCGGGGGGCTTTCTTCGTAAGAGCTGCATGAGCTCAGAACGACACTGGCGGCACACCACTCTCTCTTGCGCTAGGAAGAGAAATTTTGGTGGCAGAAGTCCTGAGCATAGTGGATTGCAGAGGGTGATAGGAACACCAGATACTTTCATCAATCCACAATCATTCGAAGACAGAGAAACAGAATCAGAAGGTTGAAGACTAGCAGTGGTTAGACAACTAAGGATGATGGCGCTCTATCACTTGGGAATTCCTGCAGTTTTTCAAATTCTGATAGATGACTTAGATTGGGACTAGCAGACATTTGGTGGGGGTACCACCTACGGAGAGGGTTTTGGCCATTGGAACACTGTTATTACCACTCTGATTGAGGCACGGAGGTTCAAGAGGTAATATTGTTGATAAGagtacaaaagtgcgacctacataccacttaaattagtattattgctaacaagatAATGATAATATCGctgaattaatattatatttttgttgggtGTAGGTAATcataaatcaaagctaaaatatGCATCAGCAGGACTAAGTTCGGCCGCATGGAACAACAGTCAGCCCATGGCCAAGCCACAGTCAATGGGAAGACAAGTCAACAGCCAGCAGTGCACAACAAGGGACAAATCAACAATCCAAGGGAGAGCCCATGGATTCTTCCTTAGAAACACAGGTTAGGGAGCAGCCAAGGGCTTAGATTCACCATCCGAGAGGATCCAATGATCCGTGGGGTTCACAGCAGTGTTTCCAGCGTTCAGCGCGTCCCCGCATCCGTTCTTCGGCATGCGATCCATCCGTTCGTTCCATCCTTCCACATCACCTTTCGGATCCGCATCCTAGGCCCCGCATCCGTCCGTTCTAGCCTTTCGGAGTTCACGATCCTCCGCGTCCGTTTCTTCCGTGCATCCCAACATTCCAGCTTCCAGATCCACGATCCAACCTTCCATCTTCATCATCCCGTGCATCCATTCCTCTCTTCTGCAGAATAACAGCGAGGAATTCTGCTTAGTTGGGGGTCTCATGCAACTAGTTAGGAAGTTTTCTTTAGattttaaataaattcaaaCCAAGAAGCCAAAGGAGGGGggatctatctctctctctctctctctcgggggCAATATATATCTagcttcttctcttgacctagGGGGTATTTCGAATAGAAAGAAGGAAAATAGAGAGGGGGGGTACTCAGAAACAGAGGACCCTCTCAttccgaaaaaaaaagaaaaaaagggagaggTTGACGCGTGTAATGGGTGACTGATTTCTTTGGTGAAGGGTGATAGATGAACCTTTGATTTATTGCttttttgaagtaaactctgaacTTTTATTCTAAATGATTTATATCTATTGATATTTTTTGGATTCTTGCATATTTGTTTTGTAGatagttcttaaatggtttATGTATATTGATACAtagattgctttagtatttgatttgtcatAGACGTAATAAGcatgatgaatgcttagaagttgagttcatgtgttcatgaaatatatttcatgattagatctattctACTTTTGAATCTTTAAGTCAAGAACCGTAGAGTTTATTTTTTGGATGCAATATAGTCAAGGAGGATTCTGGATCTCTaaccatctttattttattgaactttgtttatttaCTTATTATTCTCTACTTTCAATTTCTAGAAACTATCTGAAATTACATCTGAAACTACGCTAATAACACATAGACCGCTTTCTAACGAATCGACCTCAGACTCCcaagttatactacttgtgcgattttCCTATACTTGGGAGAGCAGTTCTGCGAATGCATCAAGTAGAGGACAAGGTTTCCGACCTAGATGGctttctccccttcttcaagaggtACTGGACCATCCTTCGGCTTGAGATTGTTGTTGCCATCCAGCAATTCTTCTATATAGTGGCAATGCCCAATGCCTGGAAGAGGACCTTCATCACAATGATTTTGAAAAGACGGGATGCCACGGAGCCAGGCCACTACAGACCCATTAGCTTATGCAATACCTTATATAAAGTTATTGTGAAGATCCTGGTCATCATACTGTGGGGTATCATCCCATGTCTCATTAGTCTAGAGCAGGGGGGCTTTGTAGAAGGCTAGAGCATCACTGACAATGTCCTTATCACCTAGAAGTTCATGCAGGATCTTCATCAGGCCCCAACCTGGCGCAGTTTGATGGTAGTCAAGCTTGAATAGAGAGTGCTTATGACCGTATGAGTTGGCAGTTTCTGATTCTTTCCTTAGAGAGTTTTGATTTCCATGAGAGGTGGATCAGGTGGATTATGAGTTGCATACAAGTGCCATTTTTTGCTATCCTAGTGAATGGCTTACAAACGCCCTTTTTCGAGTCCACTATCTACGCTAATGCCCTGTCTAGAGCCCGCCGAGCGACTACCATGATGCAGGTACTCGATGCCTACAAGCTAGCCCCCACTGTAGAGTCAATTTCGCATCTTCTATTTACTGATGATTGTATGTTGCTTGCCTGAGCCACCAAGCAGAATGCCCTAGTGATTGAGAGGACTCTGGAGGACTAATGTCTAGCATCGGGACAGAAGAGTGAATCTTACCAAATCTGATGTTTGTTTCAACCCCAAGATCAAGTCCCAACTCAAATCCAGCATAAATCAATCCTGGGGGTGGGTGAGCAAGATGGGGTCTAGCAATACCTCGGTGTCCCTATTCCTAGCATATGTCTGCAAGGATTTTGACTGTAGCAGTATGGAGCAGAACATCCGATAGAGGTTAGAGGGGTGGCAGGACAAGGCACTCTCGATAATGGGTGGAGCGACTTTGTTAAAAGCAGTTTTATGCTCGATACTGGTCTACATGTTGACCAACACCCTCTTGCCTAAGGCCCCACTGATGAGACTAGAGCAGATGTTCGGGACCTTCTTTTGGGGTAGGTAGGAGGGTAGGGGTGGAGTCCATCTTGTTGCCTGAGATGTCGTATGCCAGCCGACACGCAGTAGGGGTCTAGGCATCCAGTCACTTCAGATGAGGAGAGAGGCCCTTGTATCCAGACATGTGGTGAGGTTCTTGCTTAAACTAAAAGGCCTATGGTGCTCCATGATGAGAGCCAAGTATGAGACCTACTCTAGAGCATTGATTTTTAGGTGACTCGACGTAGTTCCCTCATATGGTGGGACATGCGTGCTCATGCTCCGCTAGTACTGGCTAGCATCAGATGGTCGATTGGAGATGGGCTCTCGATCGATGTCATAGATGATGCCTGGTTGTCCAACTAGCCACTGTGTACTTGGCCTACCATAGTTGATGTTTAGAGTGCTGAGGGACTCAAGGTATGCGACATGTTCCTTCTTAGGGAAAGGAGATGGAATGCAGCGAATGTCCATCGCATCTTTGGGGACCAATGACCGAGAGAGTTTTTGCTATGCTGATTCCCTTGGGGGATGCCCCTGAAAGAAGGGTTTGAAGGATATCTTGTAAATTAAGGGTGAGGGCTAGCGACCTCTATGACCTTTATAGGGCTGAGCCCACGCAGAGGTTGGGCGGTGGCTGGATTTGGAGATTTTGTGTTCATCCTCGGGTGGCCTTATTCCTCTAAAAGATGGTATAGAGATGCCTTCCAACCAAGGGTGTGCTGTGTGGCAGAGGTCTGAGTCTCCCGTTAGCTTGTGACAAATGTCAGGAGGAGAAGACGTTTGCACATGCCTTATTCTATTGTCTTGGGGTTAGGCATATTTGGAGGCTAATTGGAGTTTTTGGCAATCCATGTCCCTTGTCACTGCCTTCTTGAATTACTTGCAAGGAACTATGGGAGCTCTGCCTCGATTCCTTCGAGGGTGAAGGCTGCTTATCTAGCCTACCACATCTGGCTTGACTAGAATGCTCGGGTCTTCAAGAACAGAGGACATCACCTGAGGTTGATGGTCAACAGAGCCTCACTTCAAGCAGCCAAGTACTTCTAGTCATCTTCCGTCGGAGATACTATGATTGCGAGGGACACCCGGAACTCCTACTCAGCTCTTGTAGCGATCTAGACGATTTTCATCCGATGGGAGCCTCCACCCCCGAGCTTTCTTTAGGTCAACTTCAACATCAGCGTATCTGATGATGGCAGCAGAGTTGGAGCCAAATTTGTTATCAGACTTCCTGACTCTAGGATGTTGGTGGCTGGCGGCAGCCGTATTTTTGATGTCTCTATTCCAGGGGTGAAGCAGAGGATAGCTTGGGAGGGTATCATCTTTGCCAGGCTCACATTGGGAGTGAATTGCATTCAGCTTGAAGGTGATTCTGCTGTTGTGATTCAGTGGATCCAAGGTCACCGTAGGATGTCGTGCGGGCATCCCTTGCTGCAGGACATCCTTAGGTTAACTAGGGATTGTAGTGCATTCCAGGCATCCCATATCTACAGAAAGGCGAACAGAGTGGCGAATTGAGTTGCTTTTTATGTTGAACAGCATTCTGGTGGCACTCTTTGGCGCAGCCAGGAGACCACCCCTTCTCCTCTAAATTTCTTTTTGCTTTCTGATTTTATGGGACGTATTCATACTAGATGTGTATGATCTTTTCgacttgtcaaaaaaaaaaaaaaaacgagttGGTTGATATTCCGTATTTTATTCATGAAGTCGGCAAATATCATGGATCATTCGCTGAAATGCCGAACGGTCGTGATAAGCTCCAATAAGGTATAAATCACGGATTTTTCAAGAATCTATTATGGCgatgttttctcttttttctctgcTTTTCATCCTTCATCAAACCTGGTATCTCTTTCTGTCATTTCCTGACATTCTAGGCCAGACATCTGCCTCCTCTCGGTTCAACCAatgtgttttctttcttttcttgcacaTCCTCCATAGCATCGTTATCCCTATAAGTGCACCCGCACGTCTGCATGTCCTTGAAAATGTATGTTCATGTGTCTGCATGAGTTtgctcccttttttttaagtatataaTGAGGCACTGCTAAATTGAGTTAAATGGACAGAAGCTGTAATTGCATCTACTGCCAAAATGAGCTGTAGGGTAAGTCGCATTTACATGCATGTATGCCAGCATCTCATATTTCTATGCCGAAAGTTACCCAAACTAGCTACCCTTCCAAGTGTTCGAGTAGCTCCAATTCTTTGAACCCATGAAGTTTATAAATTTTCGTGTAGCTTTTTCCCATTTCAGCaggctttttttccttttttttctttttttctttttattttggctATCAGTATAGTGCCTTACTGCCTTCAAATCACTTAGAAGAGGAGCAGCTCAATGCATTTGGgtgcctaaggcgaactcactaaaatgggtcttttttctttttgttttgtttttaagGCCTTCTATACAGTGGgtcggcctaaggcgaactcactaagaaggtttttttcctttttgtttgtcTTTGAGACATTTTCTGTGGTGGGCCTTCTTTAGACtagggccttaggcgaccaccTCAGTCGCGTAAGGGTTGGGCGGGCCCTGCTTAGAACATCTGGTTTATTGGATCCTTCCAAACATTGTGGGACCCATGAGAACGCATAGTGATGGAGACATTAGAGCCCTTCattcagatgatcctgagcctccgAATTGAGTCAGACCCGAATTAGGTCCATTTGAGTTcgagtcattttcttttattgcattatttgcttttatcttagtcaagtcaatttggtcaattattttgttattagactagtcaattgggtttatgtaattgggtcaatgtgtaaggtctatataaagaccaccCCTCTCATATATGAGgcaattgatgattgaatgaaaaaaccctagcctccttcttgttcttcttcttcttcctcctccccttctcttcttcttgcgtttttataacctcttcttccttctctctcccttgttcttcctccttctcctctttatCCTACAGTGTCCGTcatcagcttggtatcagagtcgTGCTTTGCCTCTGTGCCAAAGCAGTGGACCCTGGTGTATGGTAGAGCAACCCCCGATCCCGCATATCAGG encodes the following:
- the LOC120110087 gene encoding uncharacterized protein LOC120110087; translation: MRVLGLLEKKVEASRQAWESTALIARSLSRWVSADWVARDIKARLKLDYKMEAFPMVDDNLALQFRGEEDWNAAIVDSPLVAGQVLAMEPWASNFVLGVDLVKKMLVWFRLASLPLEYYEKESILDIAAAARCPLALDEFTDPPQKLGYTWIKLEIDIAEPLKLRIFIQGGARTF